The window TTATGTTTCTGAACTTCTGCATTTTGTAATTATTCGGAAGTTTTGATAGAATTTCGTTCACCCCGTTAGAGATAAGTCGTTATTAGACGACTGCTTCTTATGGGAAGCTTAAAATAAAGTCTTATTGTTTTGAATGTGGGTCAAATATATATAAACAGTTTTGGAGTTAATCTCTTATGATTAAAAAAGAAAAATATAATGTGGCTGTCGTAGGCGCAACCGGTGTAGTTGGCGTTGAGATGGCTAAAGTGCTTGAGCAAAGGAATTTTCCTATAGATAAATTCCTTCCTCTTGCTTCTGAACGCTCCGAAGGAAAGACTGTATCCTTCAGGAATGAAGAAATACCGGTGAGTGTTTTAGGCGAAAATTCTTTTGAAGGAGTTGATATTGCTCTTTTTTCTGCAGGAGGAGGTATCAGTAAGAAATTTGGCCCCATAGCCGCTAAAGCAGGCGCAGTTGTTATAGACAATTCAAGCGCATGGAGAATGGATCCTGAAGTTCCATTGGTAATACCTGAAGTAAATCCTGAAGAAGCGGCAAATCATAAAGGCATAATAGCTAATCCTAACTGTTCTACCATCCAAATGGTTGTTGCTTTAAAACCTATTCACGATGCGGCTAAGATACAAAGAGTTGTAGTTAGCACTTACCAATCCGTTTCGGGATGGGGAAAAGAAGCTGTTGAGCAGTTAATTGAAGAGGTTAAAGCAATAGTATCAAAGGATTTCAAGAATTATAATAATACCAAAGATATTGAGAAAGTTTTACCTGCTCAAATAGCATTTAACGTTATTCCGCATATAGATGTATTTGAAAACAACGATTACACAAAAGAAGAGCTCAAATGCGTTAATGAGACCAGGAAAATTATGAAAGAGCCCGAACTTCCCGTTACCGCAACTTGTGTAAGAGTTCCTGTATTCAGAGGACATTCTGAAGCGATAAACATACAAACTGAGAAAAAGCTATCCGCAGAAGAAGCAAAAAATATTCTAAGTAGTGCTCCTGGGATAAAGGTAGTCGATAATCCCGAATCATCTGTTTATCCTTTAGCACTTGACTGTGACGGAAAAGATGAAGTATTTGTAGGAAGGATAAGAGAAGATAATTCCATCCAGAACGGCTTAAATTTGTGGATTGTCTCGGATAATCTGCGCAAAGGCGCAGCATTAAATGCCGTTCAGATAGCGGAATTACTAATTAAAAACAGTTGATGGTTTATAGTCTATAGTTTATGGTTGGCTATTAGCTATAAACTATCCGCTATAGACTAAGTATCGGCGCTATCGTCTAGTGGCCTAGGACAGATGGTTCTCAGCCATCAGACCGGGGTTCGACTCCCCGTAGCGCCACCAGAACAATGCATTTAAGTAAAATTTTTGGGTTAGCCCTGATTCTTTCTGTCGGTTGGCATCTTTTCTGGGGATTGTTATTTGATTTATCATTAGATGAAAAACAAATAGATTCCGGCAAACAGATTGTTCCAGTATATTATATCGGCAAGAGTTCGATTCTAAAAGATAAAATAATACGCGGAATTGGAACTGCCAGCTCCGTTTTCCCTTCGCCCAATCTACCCGAAATAGATATTATTCGTCCACCTCTTCCTTCAAGAAAATTGCCGCAAATAGAAGAAGAAATGTTAGCTCAAAGAACAAAAGAAATAGCAGAATATAAAACGGAAATTTCTTTAAAGAAAGACCTTGAACCAACCATAGATAGAAAATCTCTTCCCGATTGGGTTCTTCCCGAAGAATCTCTGAAAGAGAAAAAACAGCCAATTAAGTGGGAAACTGGAAAAAGGGAAGTTATACAAAGTTATTATCCGCCAATGCCCCAATGGGCGCAGGAAGCAGGTATAATATCTAATGTAACACTTCAATTTTCCGTTTCAGCAAAAGGCGAAGTAAAAGAAATTCAAACGGAAAAATCATCCGGCGAAGCAAAGTTGGACCTTTTAGCAATAAACTATCTAAGAAGATGGCAATTTTTACCATCCGATAAAAATGAAGAATCTAAAGGATTGATAACTATAAACTTTGGGAGGGAATAATGAACAACAAAATATTGATTTTTGGCTCTTTAGCGCTGGACAGCGTGGAAACGCCCTTCGGCAAAAGAAAAAATATTCTCGGCGGTTCGGCAACACACGCCGCCTTATCAGCAGGCTACTTTGCAACTCCAATAATAGTTTCCGTAATAGGAGAAGATTTTCCGGATGAACATACGGCCTTCCTGAAGAAAAATAAGATTAATATAAAAA of the bacterium genome contains:
- a CDS encoding TonB family protein: MHLSKIFGLALILSVGWHLFWGLLFDLSLDEKQIDSGKQIVPVYYIGKSSILKDKIIRGIGTASSVFPSPNLPEIDIIRPPLPSRKLPQIEEEMLAQRTKEIAEYKTEISLKKDLEPTIDRKSLPDWVLPEESLKEKKQPIKWETGKREVIQSYYPPMPQWAQEAGIISNVTLQFSVSAKGEVKEIQTEKSSGEAKLDLLAINYLRRWQFLPSDKNEESKGLITINFGRE
- a CDS encoding aspartate-semialdehyde dehydrogenase, which produces MIKKEKYNVAVVGATGVVGVEMAKVLEQRNFPIDKFLPLASERSEGKTVSFRNEEIPVSVLGENSFEGVDIALFSAGGGISKKFGPIAAKAGAVVIDNSSAWRMDPEVPLVIPEVNPEEAANHKGIIANPNCSTIQMVVALKPIHDAAKIQRVVVSTYQSVSGWGKEAVEQLIEEVKAIVSKDFKNYNNTKDIEKVLPAQIAFNVIPHIDVFENNDYTKEELKCVNETRKIMKEPELPVTATCVRVPVFRGHSEAINIQTEKKLSAEEAKNILSSAPGIKVVDNPESSVYPLALDCDGKDEVFVGRIREDNSIQNGLNLWIVSDNLRKGAALNAVQIAELLIKNS